In one Acidobacteriota bacterium genomic region, the following are encoded:
- the ndhC gene encoding NADH-quinone oxidoreductase subunit A — protein MMVNYLPVLLILIIATGMAAVIIVLSRLAAKSRPTAEKLMPYECGVEPVGTARERQSVKFYLVAMAFLLFDIEAVFLVPWAVIFRGVVTSETYGHLKYVFYGEMMVFMVVLFVGLVYVWRKGVLDWNR, from the coding sequence ATAATGGTCAACTACCTTCCCGTTCTTCTGATCCTGATCATCGCAACCGGCATGGCAGCAGTCATTATTGTTCTCTCGCGGCTGGCCGCAAAAAGTCGCCCGACCGCCGAGAAGCTCATGCCATACGAGTGCGGAGTCGAGCCGGTCGGCACTGCGCGCGAACGTCAGTCCGTCAAGTTCTACCTCGTTGCGATGGCCTTCTTGCTGTTCGACATCGAAGCCGTGTTTCTTGTCCCCTGGGCGGTGATTTTTCGAGGCGTGGTGACGTCAGAAACCTACGGGCATTTGAAGTACGTTTTCTACGGCGAGATGATGGTCTTCATGGTGGTCCTCTTCGTCGGATTGGTTTACGTCTGGCGCAAGGGCGTTCTCGATTGGAACAGATGA
- the nuoH gene encoding NADH-quinone oxidoreductase subunit NuoH, which translates to MANLLLEWTIKTIVILLILVTAVAYVTLMERKVMGWIQLRVGPNRVGPWGLLQPLADGLKMIFKEDLVPLQASRWLYILAPALSLIPALMTFIVIPYGSEITLFGHRVELHVTRMDVGLLYILALTSVGVYGIVLAGWSSNNKYSLMGGLRSSAQMISYELALGLSIVSVLLYAGTLDLVGIVDQQGVGLGHMGWNIFRFPLMFVFVIFYIASLAETNRTPFDLPEADSELVAGYHTEYSAMSFVMFQMAEYLNLITASSISTTLFFGGWNGPFVGRLPILGPVYFVVKVLALIFTAMWIRYTVPRFRYDQLMRFGWKVLLPAAIINIIITSTVILFMQ; encoded by the coding sequence ATGGCTAACCTCCTGCTCGAGTGGACAATCAAGACCATCGTAATCCTTCTCATCCTGGTGACGGCAGTCGCCTACGTCACGCTCATGGAACGCAAAGTCATGGGCTGGATACAACTGCGTGTCGGGCCGAATCGAGTGGGGCCGTGGGGGTTGCTTCAGCCTTTGGCCGATGGACTGAAGATGATCTTTAAGGAAGATCTCGTTCCGCTTCAGGCGAGCCGCTGGCTCTACATACTCGCTCCGGCGCTGTCGCTGATCCCGGCCTTGATGACCTTCATCGTGATACCGTACGGCAGCGAGATCACGCTCTTCGGTCACCGAGTGGAGCTGCACGTCACGCGGATGGATGTCGGGCTGCTCTACATACTCGCGCTGACATCGGTAGGCGTATACGGCATCGTGCTTGCCGGTTGGTCGTCAAACAACAAGTACTCGCTGATGGGAGGGTTGAGGTCGAGCGCGCAGATGATCAGCTACGAGCTTGCGCTGGGGCTGTCAATTGTCAGCGTCTTGCTCTACGCCGGGACGCTTGATCTCGTGGGCATTGTTGATCAGCAAGGCGTCGGGCTTGGGCATATGGGATGGAACATATTTCGTTTCCCGCTGATGTTCGTGTTCGTTATCTTCTATATAGCATCGCTTGCCGAAACCAATCGCACGCCTTTTGATTTGCCGGAAGCGGACTCGGAACTTGTCGCCGGCTATCACACGGAATATTCAGCGATGAGTTTCGTGATGTTTCAGATGGCCGAGTACTTGAATCTCATAACCGCTTCTTCCATATCGACGACGCTGTTTTTCGGCGGGTGGAACGGCCCATTCGTTGGAAGGTTGCCGATCCTGGGACCTGTTTACTTTGTCGTCAAAGTGCTGGCCTTGATCTTTACGGCTATGTGGATTCGCTATACCGTGCCGCGCTTCCGTTACGACCAACTGATGCGCTTTGGCTGGAAGGTTCTGCTGCCGGCGGCGATTATCAACATAATCATCACTTCAACAGTGATCTTGTTCATGCAGTAG
- a CDS encoding NADH-quinone oxidoreductase subunit J, with the protein MELSLEKALFIIFGVLALASALNILLQRNPLYGALSLIGTLLSLSALYLTVRAQFIAAVQIVVYAGAIMVLFIFVIMLLNVPKDQPQIEKQKGLRYLAIPFAGLLIAEMFYVIQLVPARTLPAVPTANAEQAVGTTWSIGTALFTDYLLPFEVTSVLILMAVVGAMVLARREGD; encoded by the coding sequence ATGGAACTCTCCTTAGAAAAGGCACTGTTCATCATCTTCGGCGTACTCGCGCTAGCGAGCGCGCTGAATATTTTGCTTCAGAGAAACCCGCTCTATGGCGCGCTGTCGCTGATCGGAACGCTGCTGTCACTATCTGCGCTTTATCTGACCGTTCGCGCGCAGTTCATCGCCGCGGTTCAGATCGTCGTCTACGCCGGCGCGATAATGGTGCTATTCATATTCGTCATAATGCTTTTGAACGTGCCGAAGGACCAGCCTCAGATCGAAAAGCAAAAGGGACTGCGTTATCTTGCAATTCCTTTTGCGGGGCTGCTGATCGCTGAAATGTTTTATGTTATTCAACTCGTCCCCGCGCGCACCCTTCCCGCGGTTCCGACCGCAAACGCCGAGCAGGCTGTCGGCACAACCTGGAGCATAGGCACTGCGCTGTTCACGGATTACCTGCTTCCGTTCGAGGTGACCTCCGTGTTGATCCTTATGGCGGTTGTCGGAGCGATGGTGCTGGCGAGACGCGAGGGAGATTAG
- the nuoK gene encoding NADH-quinone oxidoreductase subunit NuoK → MVPLSWYLGLSALLFTIGGVGVFIKRNAITIFLCIELMLNAVNLTLVSLSGFFGDVGGQLFVFIVMTVAAAEAAVGLAIIISIFRNRESLNVDEVDTLKL, encoded by the coding sequence ATGGTTCCTCTGTCGTGGTATCTGGGACTCTCGGCTCTGCTCTTCACAATAGGCGGAGTCGGGGTCTTCATAAAGCGCAACGCCATAACTATATTCTTGTGCATTGAGCTGATGCTGAACGCGGTTAACCTGACGCTTGTTTCGTTGTCAGGTTTCTTCGGCGACGTCGGCGGCCAACTGTTTGTCTTCATCGTGATGACTGTAGCTGCCGCCGAAGCTGCGGTTGGGCTTGCGATCATCATTTCCATCTTCCGCAACCGCGAGTCGCTGAACGTTGACGAAGTAGATACGCTGAAGCTGTGA
- the nuoL gene encoding NADH-quinone oxidoreductase subunit L, translating into MLAAIILAPLVGAAILGLFGKRMGERLIALIACSTVAVSAILSFYLFFKHHAELEQGQKFYDYLFTWIRVGSFRADASFVLDSLSAIYILFITFVAFWIHVFATGYMRGDRGYWRFFAYMNLFMFSMLTLVLGDNFLMMFVGWEGVGLCSYLLIGYYFTKDFANDAAKKAFVVNRIGDFGFALGVMLLFSKAGTIFYFDDPARSVHGAFNWAMAQAADPLGWPAIFAGGITTIALLLFVGAAGKSAQLPLYVWLPDAMAGPTPVSALIHAATMVTAGVYMVSRASSIYTHAPTAMLIMAIIGAATALFAATIGLAQWDIKKVLAYSTISQLGYMFLACGVGAFGAGIFHVFTHAFFKALLFLGSGSVIIGMHHEQDMKRMGGLKKYMPITFATMFVGWLAISGVPLLAGFFSKDEILFSAFTTNVLPGSWPTVLWAVGAITALLTAVYMTRLMVLTFWGKERFGSSESATAPHSAAGEHEHHGGPPRESPVSMVIPLVVLAVGAALAGYLGVPEGLSGGRISNYFERFLEPSIAREQITHGAEPNPARVAPLVRESVPQPAHAPAAEDHGLEITLTLISSIIAILGIAMGWVWFNRKPLWEPPRLLEHKYYVDEVYDATVIQPIKAGAINVLWKFIDVRIIDGAVNGAGQLAGLFGGTLRYLQSGLARSYVAVVVLGALLIIGYFVIKLSM; encoded by the coding sequence ATGCTAGCCGCGATTATCCTTGCGCCGCTTGTTGGCGCCGCAATCCTGGGGCTGTTCGGCAAGCGTATGGGCGAGCGCCTGATTGCGCTCATCGCCTGCTCTACGGTCGCGGTGTCGGCGATACTCTCGTTCTACCTCTTCTTCAAGCATCACGCCGAGTTGGAACAAGGACAGAAGTTCTATGACTATCTGTTCACCTGGATTCGCGTCGGTTCGTTCCGCGCGGACGCCTCGTTCGTCTTAGATTCACTATCGGCGATCTACATCCTGTTTATCACCTTCGTCGCGTTTTGGATTCACGTGTTCGCGACCGGTTACATGCGCGGAGACAGGGGATACTGGCGGTTCTTCGCCTACATGAATCTCTTCATGTTCTCGATGCTGACGCTGGTGCTCGGTGACAACTTCCTGATGATGTTCGTCGGATGGGAAGGCGTCGGGCTCTGCTCTTATCTGCTGATCGGCTACTACTTCACCAAGGACTTCGCCAACGACGCCGCGAAGAAGGCGTTCGTCGTCAACCGCATCGGCGACTTTGGGTTTGCGCTCGGAGTGATGCTGCTGTTTTCGAAAGCCGGCACGATTTTCTACTTCGACGATCCTGCGCGGAGCGTTCACGGGGCGTTCAACTGGGCGATGGCGCAGGCAGCAGACCCGCTCGGATGGCCGGCTATCTTTGCCGGAGGCATAACCACCATCGCCTTGCTCTTGTTCGTTGGCGCGGCCGGCAAGAGCGCCCAGCTACCGCTTTACGTGTGGCTACCCGACGCGATGGCCGGCCCAACACCCGTAAGCGCCTTGATACACGCCGCGACGATGGTCACGGCCGGCGTGTACATGGTTTCCCGGGCAAGCTCGATTTACACGCACGCGCCGACCGCGATGCTGATCATGGCGATAATCGGGGCGGCTACCGCGCTGTTCGCGGCGACGATCGGGCTGGCGCAATGGGACATCAAGAAGGTGCTGGCGTATTCGACTATATCGCAACTCGGCTACATGTTCCTCGCGTGCGGCGTAGGCGCTTTCGGCGCAGGCATCTTTCACGTCTTCACTCACGCGTTTTTCAAGGCGCTGCTCTTCCTCGGTTCCGGCTCAGTGATCATCGGTATGCATCACGAGCAGGATATGAAGCGCATGGGCGGTTTGAAGAAGTACATGCCCATAACGTTTGCGACTATGTTCGTTGGCTGGCTTGCGATTTCGGGCGTGCCGTTGCTGGCGGGGTTTTTCAGCAAAGACGAGATACTGTTCAGCGCGTTCACCACGAATGTGCTTCCGGGTTCGTGGCCAACAGTGCTGTGGGCCGTCGGAGCAATAACAGCGCTTCTGACCGCCGTGTACATGACTCGGCTCATGGTGCTGACGTTCTGGGGCAAAGAAAGGTTTGGCTCCTCAGAATCAGCTACAGCCCCTCATTCTGCCGCAGGCGAGCATGAGCATCACGGAGGTCCTCCACGCGAATCGCCGGTTTCGATGGTCATCCCTCTTGTAGTACTGGCCGTCGGCGCGGCGCTCGCCGGATACCTCGGGGTGCCCGAGGGCCTTTCGGGCGGTCGAATCTCGAACTACTTTGAACGTTTTCTCGAGCCCTCGATCGCCCGGGAACAAATCACTCATGGCGCCGAGCCCAACCCTGCGCGGGTCGCACCGCTTGTTCGCGAATCCGTGCCCCAGCCGGCTCATGCTCCGGCCGCTGAAGATCACGGCCTAGAGATAACACTTACTCTGATCTCGTCAATCATAGCGATACTAGGAATCGCGATGGGCTGGGTTTGGTTCAATCGCAAACCGCTTTGGGAACCGCCACGATTGCTTGAACACAAGTACTACGTCGATGAAGTGTACGATGCGACGGTCATTCAACCGATCAAAGCCGGCGCGATCAACGTTCTGTGGAAGTTCATCGATGTTCGCATCATAGACGGCGCAGTGAACGGCGCGGGCCAGCTCGCCGGTCTGTTCGGCGGGACGTTGCGCTACTTGCAGTCGGGGTTGGCTCGAAGCTACGTCGCGGTTGTAGTACTCGGCGCGTTGCTGATAATCGGCTATTTCGTAATCAAGTTGAGCATGTAA
- a CDS encoding NADH-quinone oxidoreductase subunit M, which produces MGEYLLTIIILLPLAGAIALLLIGRGDKPNESVLKWTALLFALATFAVSLALPIGFDKGTGLQFETNVEWINAFKLGVRYHVAIDGLSLWLVILTTFLVPLALLSSWNSIHKRQREFLAAMLALETGMLGVFVAMDMFLFYLFWEVMLVPMYFLIGVWGGERRIYAALKFVIYTVVGSLLMLAGIIALYWLHGSQTLNYTFDIATITNDVRTHALILDATTQSWLFWAFALAFLIKVPLFPFHTWLPDAHVEAPTAGSVLLAGVLLKMGTYGLMRFNLPIFPDASHQWAVLISSLAVVGIIYGALVAMVQPDLKKLVAYSSVSHLGFVVLGIFSFTDQGMQGALYQMLNHGVSTGALFLMVGMIYDRRHTRLIAEFGGLANVMPVFSTFFMIVTLSSIALPLLNGFVGEFLILIGTFTSTLLPHAKLFASLAALGMILSAVYMLWMYQRVIFGEVRNTSNLKLADLDFREKLVLAPIVVLVIAMGVYPGLFLSRSNQAIQSIKARVTPAAELAAEANRNTIVIEER; this is translated from the coding sequence ATGGGCGAGTACCTACTAACAATCATCATTTTGCTTCCGCTTGCCGGCGCGATTGCGTTGCTGCTAATCGGGCGAGGCGACAAACCAAACGAAAGCGTCCTCAAATGGACGGCGCTTCTCTTCGCTCTCGCGACGTTCGCTGTCTCACTCGCGCTGCCGATCGGTTTCGACAAAGGCACAGGGCTTCAATTCGAAACAAACGTCGAATGGATCAATGCGTTCAAGCTGGGGGTTCGCTATCACGTCGCGATTGACGGCTTGAGCTTGTGGCTCGTCATCCTCACGACGTTTCTGGTTCCGCTTGCGCTGCTATCATCGTGGAACTCGATCCACAAACGCCAGCGCGAGTTTCTCGCCGCGATGCTCGCGCTCGAGACGGGAATGCTCGGCGTATTCGTCGCGATGGATATGTTCCTGTTCTACCTCTTCTGGGAAGTCATGCTGGTCCCGATGTATTTTCTGATTGGAGTATGGGGCGGCGAGCGGCGCATATATGCGGCGCTGAAGTTCGTCATCTACACTGTGGTCGGTTCGCTGCTGATGCTTGCGGGCATCATCGCGCTTTATTGGCTGCACGGGAGTCAAACGCTCAACTACACCTTTGACATCGCGACGATCACCAACGACGTCAGGACTCACGCCTTGATCCTGGACGCGACGACGCAGAGTTGGTTGTTCTGGGCGTTCGCGCTGGCGTTCTTAATAAAGGTCCCGCTTTTCCCTTTTCACACCTGGCTTCCGGACGCGCACGTTGAAGCACCAACCGCAGGCTCAGTGCTTCTGGCCGGCGTGCTGCTCAAGATGGGAACCTACGGCTTGATGCGATTCAACCTGCCGATCTTTCCGGACGCCTCGCATCAGTGGGCCGTGCTGATCTCTTCGCTCGCCGTAGTTGGAATCATCTACGGCGCGCTGGTGGCTATGGTCCAACCTGATCTGAAGAAGCTGGTCGCTTATTCATCCGTGAGCCATCTGGGTTTCGTCGTGCTGGGCATCTTTTCTTTCACCGATCAAGGCATGCAAGGCGCGTTGTATCAGATGCTCAATCACGGAGTCTCCACCGGCGCGCTGTTCCTCATGGTCGGGATGATCTACGACCGCCGGCACACGCGATTGATAGCCGAGTTCGGAGGCCTGGCCAACGTTATGCCGGTGTTCTCGACTTTCTTCATGATCGTAACCTTGTCGTCAATCGCGCTCCCGTTGCTGAACGGATTCGTTGGCGAGTTCCTGATCCTGATCGGCACGTTCACATCGACTCTGCTTCCGCACGCAAAGCTCTTCGCGTCGCTTGCTGCGCTCGGGATGATCCTCTCGGCGGTCTATATGTTGTGGATGTATCAGCGCGTTATCTTCGGCGAAGTTCGCAACACTTCCAACCTGAAGCTCGCCGATCTGGACTTCAGAGAGAAGCTGGTGCTCGCGCCGATTGTCGTATTGGTCATTGCGATGGGGGTGTATCCGGGCCTTTTCCTTTCACGCAGCAATCAGGCAATTCAATCAATCAAGGCGCGCGTCACCCCGGCTGCTGAGCTTGCCGCAGAAGCGAACCGCAACACGATCGTCATAGAAGAACGCTAA
- a CDS encoding NADH-quinone oxidoreductase subunit N has protein sequence MESLGINYHAILPETITASVAVLIMMIDALARKIERRVAGAVSLLGLIAAAVAVVSLWGRNGESSFKGMIITDDFRLFFAMIFLIVTFLTVLISLRWVEDESLPAGEYFALLMFATTGMLFMSAANDLVMIFLGLEITSISTYVLCGYRRRDLRSNESAMKYFILGSFSTAFLLYGIAFVYGATFNPAANPVATTNLQLIKERIASPGQLFSGPMLLAGAAMMIVGFGFKVAAAPFHVWSPDVYEGAPTPVTAFLSTGSKAAAFASFSRVFILTFAAMPFALSTGALHTLQSAATDALVVMAILTMTIGNLVAIVQSNIKRMLAYSSIAHAGYALIGIVAGDWRAVAFYLLSYVLINIGAFGVIELIARRGDKRVEISDYAGIGFQSLGLSGALSLFLLSLAGIPLTGGFVAKLLVFKSAWAGGFHVLVVIAVINSAISWYYYLRVIVAMFFAEPATGFKAPRVARSMAAAIVLALLGTLYLGILPGRVLDTLEHARDQMSQARK, from the coding sequence ATGGAAAGCCTCGGAATCAACTATCACGCGATCCTGCCTGAGACGATCACGGCCTCGGTTGCGGTGCTCATAATGATGATCGACGCGCTGGCTCGCAAGATCGAACGCCGAGTCGCGGGCGCCGTGTCGCTGCTGGGATTGATCGCAGCCGCCGTCGCAGTCGTCAGCCTTTGGGGACGCAACGGCGAGAGTTCTTTCAAGGGCATGATCATCACCGATGATTTTCGGCTCTTCTTCGCGATGATCTTTCTGATAGTGACGTTCCTGACCGTGTTGATATCGCTTCGCTGGGTAGAAGACGAATCGCTTCCGGCAGGCGAGTACTTCGCGCTGCTGATGTTTGCAACGACGGGCATGCTTTTCATGTCGGCGGCGAACGATCTGGTGATGATCTTCCTGGGGCTCGAGATCACCTCGATATCGACTTATGTGTTGTGCGGTTATCGTCGCCGCGATCTGCGCTCGAACGAGTCGGCTATGAAGTACTTCATCCTCGGCTCTTTCTCGACGGCGTTCCTGCTGTACGGGATCGCGTTCGTCTACGGCGCGACATTCAACCCTGCCGCCAACCCGGTTGCTACCACGAATCTACAACTCATAAAGGAGCGGATCGCATCGCCGGGGCAGTTATTCTCAGGGCCAATGCTGCTGGCGGGAGCGGCGATGATGATCGTCGGTTTCGGCTTCAAAGTCGCGGCCGCTCCGTTCCACGTGTGGTCACCCGACGTGTACGAAGGCGCGCCAACACCGGTCACCGCGTTTCTCTCGACCGGCTCGAAGGCCGCTGCGTTCGCGTCGTTCTCCCGAGTGTTCATACTGACGTTCGCGGCTATGCCGTTCGCACTAAGCACCGGAGCCTTGCACACTTTGCAGTCAGCCGCGACAGACGCGCTCGTCGTAATGGCGATACTGACGATGACGATTGGCAATCTGGTAGCGATCGTCCAGAGCAACATCAAGCGCATGCTCGCCTACTCGTCAATCGCGCACGCGGGTTACGCGCTGATCGGGATTGTCGCGGGCGATTGGCGAGCGGTCGCGTTTTACCTTCTGAGCTACGTGCTGATCAACATCGGCGCCTTCGGAGTCATCGAGCTGATCGCGCGCCGCGGCGACAAACGGGTCGAGATTAGTGACTACGCGGGAATCGGATTTCAGTCGCTGGGATTGTCGGGCGCGCTGTCGCTGTTTCTGTTGAGTCTGGCCGGCATCCCGCTCACCGGCGGATTCGTCGCAAAGCTTCTGGTCTTCAAGTCGGCCTGGGCGGGAGGCTTTCACGTCCTTGTGGTGATCGCCGTCATCAACAGCGCGATCTCGTGGTACTACTATTTGCGTGTGATTGTAGCAATGTTCTTCGCCGAGCCGGCAACCGGTTTCAAAGCGCCGCGGGTCGCCCGATCGATGGCTGCAGCGATAGTGTTGGCACTGCTCGGGACTCTCTATCTTGGTATTCTGCCCGGCCGAGTGCTGGATACGCTCGAACACGCGCGCGACCAGATGTCGCAGGCGCGAAAGTGA
- a CDS encoding DUF2203 domain-containing protein codes for MYDEEPEEVRVFTLSEARSLIPRLRKLLARVIREREALLDMRVEIDLAREKASEGGGGSLQGPAYLAHMIAFSEVIQEIEYLGVHVKDFRTGLVDFPFDRDGRIVYLCWKPDEDEIGWWHETDGGFGGRQPLTDEFD; via the coding sequence ATGTACGACGAAGAACCTGAAGAGGTCAGAGTGTTTACTCTGAGCGAAGCTCGCAGTCTGATACCGCGCCTGCGCAAGCTGCTGGCGCGCGTCATTAGAGAGCGCGAAGCGCTGCTGGATATGCGCGTCGAGATCGATCTGGCGAGAGAAAAGGCCAGCGAGGGCGGCGGTGGCAGTCTGCAGGGTCCAGCCTATCTTGCTCACATGATCGCGTTCAGTGAAGTCATTCAGGAGATTGAATACCTCGGCGTACATGTCAAAGACTTCCGCACCGGCCTGGTAGATTTCCCTTTCGATCGCGATGGGCGCATCGTGTACCTGTGCTGGAAACCCGACGAGGATGAAATAGGCTGGTGGCACGAGACCGATGGTGGATTTGGCGGCCGGCAGCCGCTCACCGATGAGTTTGACTGA
- a CDS encoding ATP-binding protein produces the protein MATTVTVQEHLQHTDQAEAGITEQAPGSPWLKLGVRARQIALITLLVALVVVLTTAVNIAHLTGVIVSRTQEEARQLSRQIEYAVRQELAHNSAADHSNDYAALASEHSGVRGLMESTIVSSRTIAYLYVTNVSGEIITDAEGRHELAANRYMIGDVPTDRPNLDRLADQSGYVQLARVLLGPPIYEYHKRLEGEGSFAAELHVGVSAAGVQRELGSPVKTNLIIGLLAIVGAAIVAISSANLLLKPLEAISTSIDRLGLIDEPGTISDSPRDQTVTGVTSRLRQLGERLAGERSELEIMRGRLRQVVSHLEERLLMINREGRVILASPDAEQTLGLDDIELSGLPIDETLGADHPLVVTIERAFAERRSIARTTLHLPGTPHPRQLLASVQYIEDAGEPVGALVSMRDYESFQKLESQWDLAKKLADLGRITSGIAHEVKNPLNAMVIHLEILRSKLESGHSDPRPQLEILDSEIKRLDRVVQTFLNFTGPVEVHLQPIDLNTIVSQVIALASTEAQGRGVTINKHLDPGPLVIKGDADLLTQTLLNVIINGCQAMSEGGPLKVATSRGDDGSARIAITDRGIGIAPEDQERIFNLYYTTKKGGTGIGLAQAFRAVQLHGGEIRFDSQVGVGTTFEIILPAAP, from the coding sequence ATGGCGACGACAGTAACCGTTCAGGAACATCTACAGCACACCGACCAGGCGGAGGCCGGAATCACGGAGCAGGCGCCCGGTTCACCCTGGCTGAAGCTGGGTGTCCGCGCTCGCCAGATTGCCCTGATAACCCTGCTTGTAGCGCTCGTAGTCGTGCTCACGACTGCGGTTAACATCGCGCACTTGACGGGGGTGATCGTCAGCCGCACGCAGGAAGAGGCGCGCCAGTTATCGCGCCAGATTGAATACGCCGTAAGGCAGGAGCTTGCGCACAACAGCGCTGCCGATCATTCGAATGACTATGCCGCGCTCGCTAGCGAACACTCCGGTGTGCGGGGGCTGATGGAGTCAACGATCGTCAGCTCGCGCACAATCGCTTACCTTTATGTAACCAATGTTAGCGGTGAGATAATCACCGACGCCGAGGGACGGCATGAGTTGGCGGCTAACCGGTACATGATAGGCGACGTACCGACTGACCGCCCTAACCTTGACCGTTTGGCCGATCAGAGCGGTTACGTTCAGCTAGCTCGAGTGTTGCTTGGTCCGCCCATTTACGAGTATCACAAGCGGCTGGAGGGTGAGGGCTCCTTTGCTGCCGAGCTTCATGTAGGCGTGTCTGCGGCTGGTGTTCAGCGTGAGCTGGGCTCTCCGGTGAAGACCAATTTGATTATCGGGTTGTTGGCAATTGTCGGAGCCGCCATTGTCGCGATCAGCTCGGCGAACCTGCTCCTGAAGCCTCTCGAGGCGATATCGACCAGCATCGATCGATTGGGACTAATAGACGAGCCCGGAACCATCAGCGATTCACCCCGAGACCAAACGGTGACCGGGGTGACTTCGCGGCTCAGACAACTGGGCGAGCGGCTTGCCGGCGAACGAAGCGAATTGGAAATAATGAGAGGCCGCTTGCGCCAGGTGGTAAGCCACCTAGAGGAGCGGCTGCTTATGATAAACCGCGAGGGCCGCGTGATCCTCGCCAGCCCCGACGCGGAACAGACATTGGGGCTTGATGATATTGAGCTCAGCGGGCTGCCCATAGACGAGACGCTTGGCGCAGATCATCCCCTGGTCGTGACCATAGAACGCGCCTTCGCCGAGAGGAGGTCGATAGCGCGAACGACTCTGCACCTTCCCGGCACCCCGCATCCTCGCCAACTTCTGGCTTCCGTCCAGTATATCGAGGACGCCGGTGAACCCGTGGGTGCGCTCGTCAGCATGCGCGACTACGAGTCGTTTCAAAAGCTCGAGTCCCAATGGGACCTGGCGAAAAAGCTGGCCGATCTCGGGCGCATCACGTCGGGCATCGCCCACGAGGTCAAGAACCCGCTCAACGCGATGGTAATTCACCTGGAGATTCTTCGTTCAAAGCTCGAGTCGGGACACTCGGATCCCAGACCCCAGCTAGAAATACTAGACTCCGAGATCAAACGACTCGATCGAGTCGTGCAGACCTTCCTCAACTTCACCGGACCGGTCGAGGTTCATCTGCAGCCCATCGATCTGAATACGATTGTTAGCCAGGTTATCGCGCTGGCTTCTACCGAGGCGCAGGGGCGCGGAGTGACGATCAACAAGCATCTCGATCCGGGCCCGCTTGTGATAAAAGGGGACGCCGACCTGCTCACGCAAACGCTGCTCAACGTAATCATTAACGGCTGTCAGGCGATGTCCGAGGGCGGTCCCCTGAAAGTAGCGACGTCGCGCGGCGACGATGGTTCGGCGCGAATAGCCATAACCGACCGGGGCATCGGAATCGCTCCCGAAGATCAGGAACGGATATTCAATCTCTACTACACCACAAAGAAAGGCGGTACCGGCATCGGGCTGGCTCAAGCGTTCCGCGCAGTGCAGCTTCACGGCGGAGAGATCCGCTTTGATAGCCAGGTCGGTGTGGGCACCACCTTTGAAATCATCCTTCCCGCGGCCCCGTAA